One part of the Vicia villosa cultivar HV-30 ecotype Madison, WI linkage group LG6, Vvil1.0, whole genome shotgun sequence genome encodes these proteins:
- the LOC131613828 gene encoding serine/threonine-protein kinase PCRK1-like gives MKGLNWSDNSYTSTNFQDICYYSAPKKQLSLNSLEEADTELLSNHEGDNNKDKASDSEYDSELDSDLDFQFDNGASCLPIPPEEEKRIVSKLINLKEGNLYYVISIRWFSRRQMYVEHCAEIILCIWDYFNLSKHSLLKAPYHTLEDANMKIDWLAKVQFLGFVNLPNLVKLLGYCSVDGEKGIQRLLVYEFMPNRSLEDHPFSRTLPTFPGKMRLQIMLGAAHGLQYLHEGLEIQVIYKEFKSSNMLLDKKLYPKLSDFGLAREGPIGDQTHVSTACM, from the exons atgaaGGGACTGAATTGGTCAGACAACTCTTATACATCCACCAATTTTCAAGACATTTGTTATTACTCAGCTCCGAAGAAGCAACTCTCTCTTAACAGCTTAGAAGAAGCCGACACCGAGCTTCTTAG CAACCACGAAGGAGACAACAACAAAGATAAAGCCTCAGACTCGGAATATGATTCAGAGTTGGATTCTGATTTGGATTTCCAGTTTGATAATGGTGCAAGTTGTTTGCCGATTCCACCGGAGGAAGAGAAACGGATCGTGTCTAAGTTGATTAATTTGAAAGAGGGAAACTTGTACTACGTTATTTCCATTAGATGGTTTTCAAGGCGGCAGATGTATGTCGAGCATTGTGCTGAAATAATTTTGTGTATTTGGGATTACTTCAATTTGAGCAAGCATTCATTACTGAAGGCTCCATACCATACATTGGAGGATGCAAACATGAAAATAGATTGGCTTGCAAAAGTTCAATTTTTGGGATTTGTGAATCTTCCAAATTTGGTGAAGCTTTTGGGATACTGTTCTGTAGATGGTGAAAAAGGGATCCAACGGTTGTTAGTGTATGAGTTTATGCCTAATAGGAGTTTAGAGGATCATCCTTTTAGTCGTACTTTACCTACTTTTCCTGGGAAAATGAGATTGCAGATTATGCTTGGTGCCGCTCACGGATTACAATATCTACATGAGGGTTTGGAGATTCAAGTGATTTACAAAGAATTTAAATCTTCAAATATGCTCTTGGACAAGAAACTCTATCCCAAACTCTCAGATTTTGGTCTTGCTAGGGAGGGCCCAATAGGTGATCAGACTCATGTCTCCACTGCATGTATGTAG